In a genomic window of Agarivorans albus:
- the rsgA gene encoding ribosome small subunit-dependent GTPase A, which yields MGISFSLSQLGWKPFFQQQLNLDELSSYTAARVFEQHRSEYLVASELGLQRITIHPNMPKMAVGDWLLLEQANTPEAKFVKQLEPATLFSRKAVGTRAELQLIAANVDTVFIVCSLNNNFNLSRIERYLALANEAKVDPVVVLTKADTCNDVPSFIQQVQKLDPMLMVEAVNSLDANEVAKLNPWCKQGQTVAFMGSSGVGKSTLINTLLGEQTSQTGEIREADSKGRHTTTARSMHLMENGGLLLDTPGMRELQLSDCEEGVNATFNDITELAEQCKFADCQHNSEPGCQVQQAISQGLLDERRLVNYHKLMREQQFNAASVAERRASDRDLGKFYRRVQNSVKQLKQRG from the coding sequence ATGGGTATTTCTTTTTCTCTATCTCAACTTGGATGGAAACCCTTTTTTCAACAACAACTTAATTTAGACGAACTAAGTTCGTACACTGCTGCGCGCGTATTTGAACAGCACCGCAGTGAATATTTGGTCGCCAGTGAACTTGGCTTACAACGCATCACCATTCACCCCAATATGCCTAAAATGGCCGTAGGTGACTGGTTATTGTTAGAGCAAGCCAATACTCCCGAGGCTAAATTTGTAAAGCAACTCGAACCCGCTACCTTATTTAGCCGTAAGGCAGTAGGTACCCGTGCTGAACTACAGCTAATTGCCGCCAATGTAGACACGGTATTTATCGTATGTTCATTGAACAATAACTTTAATCTAAGCCGTATTGAACGTTATTTGGCCTTAGCTAATGAAGCAAAAGTAGACCCAGTGGTGGTGCTAACTAAAGCCGATACTTGTAACGACGTACCCAGCTTTATCCAGCAAGTACAAAAGCTTGATCCCATGTTAATGGTTGAAGCAGTCAACTCGCTGGATGCCAACGAGGTGGCCAAACTTAACCCTTGGTGTAAGCAGGGCCAAACGGTTGCCTTTATGGGCTCTTCTGGGGTGGGTAAATCTACCCTTATTAATACGCTGTTAGGTGAACAAACTAGCCAAACAGGGGAAATTAGAGAAGCCGATAGTAAAGGCAGGCACACAACCACGGCGCGCTCAATGCATCTAATGGAGAACGGCGGCTTACTGCTAGACACTCCCGGTATGCGTGAGCTACAACTCAGCGATTGTGAAGAAGGGGTAAATGCCACCTTCAACGATATTACTGAGCTCGCCGAGCAATGTAAGTTCGCCGATTGCCAACACAACAGTGAGCCCGGCTGCCAAGTGCAGCAAGCCATAAGCCAGGGCTTATTAGATGAAAGGCGCTTAGTTAACTACCACAAACTAATGCGTGAGCAACAGTTTAACGCCGCCAGCGTAGCTGAGCGACGAGCCTCCGATAGAGACTTAGGCAAGTTTTATCGACGTGTTCAAAACAGTGTTAAGCAGTTGAAACAACGCGGGTAA
- a CDS encoding pirin family protein, whose translation MHYFRPARERGTVDLGWLKSQHSFSFANYYDPKHMGYSVLRVINQDSVAPSKGFDTHQHKDMEIISYVTHGAVEHKDSMGNRYQVPAGDIQVMSAGTGLSHSEFNCSDVDDLEFLQIWIKPQQTGLAPAYQQARISQGELLTPLVTPDGRDGSLIMNQDAALYRLALKPNSQFELEVMKACGYLHVVSGAANLQQASGSAYTVRPGDGVGVSGEEALSIKTESYALEALWFDLPSA comes from the coding sequence ATGCATTATTTTCGACCCGCACGTGAACGCGGAACTGTTGATTTAGGTTGGCTTAAAAGCCAGCACAGTTTTTCCTTTGCCAATTATTACGACCCCAAACACATGGGGTATTCAGTATTGCGAGTTATTAATCAAGATAGTGTTGCGCCCAGTAAGGGCTTTGACACCCATCAGCACAAAGACATGGAAATCATTTCCTACGTAACCCATGGTGCCGTTGAGCATAAAGATAGCATGGGTAATCGTTATCAAGTTCCTGCCGGTGATATTCAAGTCATGAGTGCAGGCACTGGGCTTAGCCATTCCGAGTTTAATTGCTCTGATGTTGATGACTTAGAGTTTTTGCAAATTTGGATTAAACCGCAGCAAACGGGTTTGGCTCCTGCCTATCAGCAAGCGCGGATTAGCCAAGGGGAATTACTAACCCCACTTGTCACTCCTGATGGCCGCGATGGTTCGCTAATTATGAATCAAGACGCTGCTCTCTATCGCCTTGCACTTAAGCCGAATAGCCAATTTGAATTAGAAGTGATGAAAGCGTGTGGCTATTTGCATGTGGTAAGCGGTGCAGCAAACTTGCAGCAAGCTTCTGGCAGTGCTTATACGGTTCGACCCGGCGATGGGGTAGGTGTATCAGGTGAAGAAGCCTTAAGCATAAAAACGGAAAGCTACGCCCTAGAAGCGCTTTGGTTTGATTTGCCCAGTGCCTGA
- a CDS encoding glycosyl hydrolase family 8 — MISNKPVLALLSLALWSPLSSAELLQKFELENGSLLPGYSSAIDSPFNGVAAYANNDGVQATAQISNTPGQFRLDISGASSANNAAGISVYLDDKKIGATEFVGTAASLGSFSFKLDSMPLNSSLSFKLETDDGSNDTYLDWFELHRVGDIAALPAAPVLPSDGAYNTGVYRNMFAELGYSKAEVEARVQAVYDQLFHSTDTANKAIFIPVGDDMAYIWDVGNNDVRSEGMSYGLMMAVQMNRQDDFNKLWKWAHTYSLNKSGVNKGYFAWKVSTAGDVQDAYPAPDGEEYFATALFFASHRWGDGTGIYNYSAQANQILDDMYGNGEMRYNNQGQLEEISLFDHNEKQIVFSPATPSDRNWTDPSYHLPAFYELWARWANNNNQFWADIATTSRAFLKTTVNPANGLSPDYAYFDGTPHGEFQAWKTTFQYDAWRTVGNAAMDFAWWQKDPWQTQYVNSLQAFFKSEGIDSYSSLYELNGTPYQNNSDHSPGLVAMNALASLAANDQQAWEFVQALWDTPVPSGQWRYYDGTLYMFGMLALSGNYQIYCPAGECDAVVPPTENRSPVAVNDSVTTAQDTPLVVSVLQNDSDPDGDAISIVSFTQASNGSVSQVGDGLSYSPNSNYSGSDSFSYTISDGQLEASATVSVTVTDTTVNNPPSACFTVSIDAATVGQSIDFDASCANDVDGDALSYAWNFGDNNGATGATASHSYSAAGTYQASLTVSDGKGASDVYSVSIDVSNSDNGPGGAVCSYTVDNDWNSGFVASITISNQGTTAINGWQVSWAYSDGSSVTSSWNSTLTGSQPYVASSLSWNSTIQPGQSVTFGLQGSKGTVNTPAEVVTLGGSSCN; from the coding sequence ATGATCTCAAATAAACCCGTGCTGGCTTTATTGAGCCTAGCGCTATGGTCGCCATTAAGTTCAGCAGAGTTACTACAAAAATTTGAGCTGGAAAATGGAAGTTTGTTACCCGGTTACTCAAGCGCAATTGATAGTCCGTTTAACGGTGTTGCAGCTTATGCAAACAATGATGGCGTGCAAGCAACAGCGCAAATTAGTAATACACCCGGCCAGTTTCGGTTAGATATAAGCGGCGCAAGTAGCGCCAATAATGCAGCGGGTATTAGTGTTTACCTTGATGATAAAAAAATTGGTGCAACAGAGTTTGTGGGCACTGCTGCATCGCTTGGTAGCTTTAGTTTTAAACTAGACTCGATGCCGCTTAATTCGAGCCTTTCGTTTAAATTAGAAACCGATGATGGCAGTAACGATACCTATTTAGATTGGTTTGAGCTGCATCGCGTAGGCGATATAGCTGCCTTGCCTGCGGCGCCAGTATTGCCAAGTGATGGGGCATACAATACCGGCGTATACCGCAATATGTTTGCCGAGCTAGGTTACTCAAAAGCTGAGGTTGAAGCACGTGTTCAAGCGGTATATGACCAGCTATTCCATAGTACTGATACCGCCAATAAAGCGATATTTATTCCGGTGGGTGATGATATGGCCTACATCTGGGATGTAGGCAACAACGATGTGCGTAGTGAGGGCATGTCTTATGGCTTGATGATGGCGGTGCAAATGAACCGCCAAGACGACTTCAACAAGCTTTGGAAATGGGCGCACACTTACTCACTAAACAAATCGGGTGTTAACAAAGGCTACTTTGCTTGGAAGGTAAGCACCGCCGGTGACGTACAAGATGCCTACCCAGCGCCCGATGGTGAAGAATACTTTGCCACAGCTTTGTTTTTTGCTTCTCACCGTTGGGGTGATGGCACAGGTATTTACAATTACAGCGCGCAGGCTAATCAGATCCTTGATGATATGTACGGTAACGGCGAGATGCGTTACAACAATCAAGGTCAGTTAGAAGAAATTAGTCTGTTTGATCACAATGAAAAACAAATTGTGTTCTCGCCAGCCACACCTTCCGACAGAAACTGGACAGACCCTTCCTACCATCTCCCTGCATTCTATGAGTTGTGGGCGCGTTGGGCGAATAACAACAATCAATTTTGGGCGGACATTGCTACTACCAGCCGCGCATTTTTGAAAACCACCGTTAACCCAGCCAATGGTTTAAGCCCTGATTATGCTTATTTTGACGGCACTCCGCATGGCGAGTTTCAAGCTTGGAAAACCACCTTCCAATATGATGCTTGGCGCACCGTTGGCAATGCCGCAATGGACTTTGCGTGGTGGCAAAAGGATCCCTGGCAAACTCAATATGTAAATAGCTTGCAAGCCTTCTTTAAGAGCGAAGGAATAGATTCTTACTCAAGCCTGTATGAGCTTAATGGTACGCCTTATCAAAACAATAGTGACCACTCTCCTGGTTTAGTGGCCATGAATGCTTTAGCTAGCTTAGCGGCTAACGATCAACAAGCTTGGGAGTTTGTGCAAGCCCTTTGGGATACTCCTGTACCTAGTGGTCAGTGGCGTTATTACGATGGCACCTTATATATGTTTGGCATGCTGGCATTAAGTGGTAACTATCAGATTTATTGCCCAGCTGGAGAATGTGATGCGGTTGTTCCACCTACCGAGAATAGATCTCCGGTGGCGGTAAATGACAGCGTCACAACTGCTCAAGATACGCCGCTAGTGGTTAGTGTTTTGCAAAATGACAGTGATCCTGATGGCGATGCCATTAGCATTGTGAGTTTCACTCAAGCAAGCAACGGCAGTGTTAGCCAAGTAGGTGATGGTTTAAGTTACTCTCCAAATAGCAATTACTCGGGCAGCGATAGCTTTAGCTATACCATTAGCGATGGGCAACTAGAAGCAAGTGCTACTGTGTCTGTTACGGTAACAGACACTACGGTGAATAATCCCCCTAGTGCCTGTTTTACTGTGAGCATCGACGCGGCAACAGTTGGTCAGTCAATCGATTTTGACGCTAGTTGCGCCAACGATGTAGACGGTGATGCGCTGAGTTATGCATGGAACTTTGGTGATAATAATGGCGCCACAGGGGCTACAGCTAGCCACAGTTACAGTGCTGCTGGTACTTATCAAGCAAGCTTAACGGTAAGCGATGGTAAGGGTGCTAGTGATGTTTATAGCGTAAGTATTGATGTTAGCAACTCAGATAATGGCCCTGGCGGCGCGGTGTGTAGCTACACGGTAGATAATGATTGGAATAGTGGCTTTGTGGCCAGTATTACTATTAGCAACCAAGGCACAACCGCGATAAATGGCTGGCAAGTGAGCTGGGCATACAGTGACGGATCTTCCGTTACTAGCAGCTGGAATAGCACGCTAACAGGCAGTCAGCCTTATGTGGCTAGCTCGTTATCTTGGAACTCGACCATTCAACCTGGGCAATCGGTGACCTTTGGTTTACAAGGCTCTAAAGGCACAGTAAACACACCAGCTGAAGTAGTCACACTTGGTGGCTCAAGCTGTAATTAA
- a CDS encoding glycosyl hydrolase family 8, whose product MIFKRTVLTLLSIGMLSPICSAEVLQKFEMENGSLLPGYSGLIDSPFNGVAAYANNDGLETSAQISNVPGEFRLDIRGASSANNAAGISVYLGGQKIGATEFSGTSASVNSINFKLDTQPSSANLQFRLETDNGSNDTFLDWYELHRVGDIAPLPDAPVLPSAGAYDTGVYRNMFQELGYSKAEVDAKVQAVYDQLFHSSDTTNQAIFIPVGNDMAYIWDVGNNDVRSEGMSYGMMMAVQMGRQDDFNKLWKWAHTYSLNKSGNNKGYFAWKVSTSGNIQDANPAPDGEEYFVTALFFASHLWGDGSGIFNYSAQANQILKDMYGNGETRYNNQGQLEEFSLFNHAEKQIVFSPATPTDRNWTDPSYHLPAFYELWARWADNNNTFWADLAVTSRAFLKTTVNPANGLSPDYAYFDGTPHGDFQNWKDTFQYDAWRTVGNAAMDFAWWQADPWQTTYVNSLQSFFKSEGIDSYASLYELDGTPYQNNSDHSPGLVAMNAMASLASNNQRSWEFIQAFWDTPVPSGKYRYYDGTLYMFGMLALSGNYRIICPAGECDVVTPPPSGGNNPPNANNDSSTTTEDTAVSIAVLQNDSDADGDALSITSYTQAGNGSVSQVGDSLNYSPNSGFVGSDSFSYTISDGQASASATVTITVTANDNGGTPPTEGELLEQVELETGVITPSYRQPITSPYAGVILYGNGEAVTVSSSNLAAGDYSLVINGSSSNNTAAGISVYADNVKVGTASFIGTSRTEQTIGFSLTSAASSLKFVLETDVGQNDTLLDWYQLYSGSTGGGNPSTPSEVLIQAEDYSQYYDTTSGNAGGSYRSDDVDLQITSDVGGGYNLGWTAAGEWLEYSVNLPAGSYNIEFRVASNPGGGRYSLEADGQTVVSASDVAATGGWQNWVSQNKTNIALSGGAQTLRFNVLQGNFNLNWIKISPAN is encoded by the coding sequence ATGATCTTTAAAAGAACAGTATTAACGCTGTTAAGTATTGGAATGTTATCTCCAATATGTTCGGCCGAAGTACTACAAAAATTCGAAATGGAAAATGGCAGTTTACTGCCTGGTTATTCGGGGCTAATTGACAGCCCATTTAATGGTGTAGCTGCTTATGCCAATAATGATGGGCTTGAAACATCGGCTCAAATATCAAATGTTCCGGGTGAGTTTCGCCTTGATATTCGAGGAGCAAGTAGTGCCAATAATGCCGCTGGTATTAGCGTCTATCTCGGCGGCCAAAAGATCGGTGCTACAGAGTTTTCGGGGACGAGTGCCTCAGTAAATAGCATCAATTTTAAGCTCGATACTCAGCCAAGTTCGGCTAATCTTCAATTCAGGCTAGAAACCGATAACGGAAGTAATGACACCTTTCTCGACTGGTATGAGTTACACCGAGTCGGTGACATTGCACCGCTGCCTGATGCACCCGTTTTACCTAGCGCAGGTGCTTATGACACCGGTGTATATCGCAACATGTTCCAAGAGCTTGGTTACTCCAAAGCGGAAGTAGATGCCAAAGTACAAGCGGTCTACGACCAGCTATTCCATAGCAGTGATACGACTAACCAAGCGATTTTTATTCCGGTTGGCAACGACATGGCCTATATCTGGGATGTGGGCAACAACGATGTGCGTAGTGAAGGCATGTCGTACGGCATGATGATGGCAGTACAAATGGGCCGTCAGGATGACTTTAACAAGTTGTGGAAGTGGGCGCACACCTATTCGCTCAACAAATCGGGCAATAACAAAGGTTACTTTGCTTGGAAGGTGAGCACTTCAGGCAATATTCAAGATGCGAATCCGGCCCCCGATGGTGAAGAGTATTTTGTAACCGCCTTATTTTTTGCCTCTCACCTTTGGGGAGATGGCAGCGGTATTTTCAACTACAGCGCGCAAGCGAATCAAATCTTAAAAGACATGTATGGTAACGGCGAGACACGTTACAACAATCAAGGTCAGTTAGAAGAATTTAGTTTGTTCAACCATGCGGAAAAACAAATAGTGTTTTCTCCGGCTACACCAACCGACAGAAACTGGACCGATCCTTCATACCATCTGCCAGCATTTTATGAGTTGTGGGCGCGATGGGCCGACAATAATAATACGTTTTGGGCTGATTTAGCGGTCACCAGTCGAGCCTTCTTAAAAACAACGGTTAACCCTGCTAACGGTTTAAGCCCCGATTATGCTTATTTTGATGGCACGCCACATGGTGATTTCCAAAACTGGAAAGATACCTTCCAATACGATGCTTGGCGCACCGTGGGCAACGCAGCAATGGACTTCGCTTGGTGGCAAGCCGACCCTTGGCAAACTACCTACGTAAATAGTCTGCAGAGCTTCTTTAAGAGTGAAGGTATCGATTCTTACGCGAGTTTGTATGAATTAGATGGAACGCCTTATCAAAACAATTCTGATCATTCCCCAGGCTTAGTAGCCATGAATGCTATGGCGAGTTTGGCCTCTAACAACCAACGTTCATGGGAGTTTATTCAAGCTTTTTGGGATACTCCTGTACCTAGCGGCAAATACCGCTACTACGACGGTACCTTGTATATGTTTGGCATGTTGGCACTAAGTGGCAACTATCGAATTATTTGTCCAGCGGGTGAGTGTGATGTAGTTACCCCTCCACCATCTGGTGGGAATAACCCTCCAAACGCCAATAACGACAGCAGCACGACCACCGAGGATACCGCAGTAAGCATTGCGGTACTGCAAAATGATAGCGATGCCGACGGTGATGCTTTATCTATTACCAGTTATACCCAAGCGGGCAACGGCAGCGTTAGCCAAGTTGGTGATTCGTTAAATTATTCCCCTAACAGTGGTTTTGTTGGCAGCGATAGTTTTAGTTACACCATTAGTGATGGCCAAGCCAGCGCTAGCGCAACGGTGACTATAACTGTTACAGCTAATGATAATGGAGGCACACCGCCTACAGAGGGAGAATTACTTGAGCAAGTTGAGTTGGAAACTGGGGTGATTACACCGTCTTATCGCCAACCTATTACGTCACCATACGCTGGCGTTATTCTTTACGGAAATGGTGAAGCGGTAACGGTTAGCAGCAGTAACTTAGCAGCAGGCGACTATAGCTTGGTGATTAATGGCTCATCCAGCAATAACACAGCTGCGGGTATTAGTGTTTATGCCGACAATGTAAAAGTAGGGACAGCTAGCTTTATTGGTACCAGCAGAACCGAGCAAACGATTGGTTTTAGTTTAACTAGTGCAGCAAGCTCACTTAAATTTGTATTAGAAACCGATGTTGGGCAAAACGATACCTTGCTCGATTGGTACCAGCTATATAGCGGCAGCACTGGTGGGGGTAATCCGAGCACACCTAGTGAAGTGCTCATTCAAGCAGAAGACTATAGCCAATATTACGATACCACTAGTGGCAATGCGGGTGGCAGTTACCGTAGTGACGATGTAGATTTACAAATCACTTCCGATGTAGGTGGCGGTTATAACCTTGGTTGGACCGCAGCAGGGGAGTGGCTCGAGTATTCGGTTAATTTGCCTGCAGGCAGCTATAACATCGAGTTTAGAGTAGCTTCTAATCCAGGTGGCGGGCGTTATAGCTTAGAGGCCGATGGTCAAACTGTAGTCTCGGCTAGTGACGTGGCGGCTACCGGTGGTTGGCAAAACTGGGTGAGCCAGAACAAAACCAACATAGCGCTAAGCGGTGGTGCCCAAACCCTTCGTTTTAATGTTTTGCAGGGTAACTTTAATCTAAATTGGATTAAAATCTCTCCCGCAAACTAA